Proteins encoded in a region of the Triticum dicoccoides isolate Atlit2015 ecotype Zavitan chromosome 3A, WEW_v2.0, whole genome shotgun sequence genome:
- the LOC119267874 gene encoding uncharacterized protein LOC119267874 isoform X2 produces the protein MGANCCIAAKQRPQPCIIPVEVSAYRNVRHSPSWSFRWDNRTHIEDIMEIPTFLSNHSSGSIRPETKSGSIAPTEGFSNGGSPSELFHKVKWQKTEKKMETSKVAQSDPRDRPTASNSSPEAKLCRKSLDMVSVASDTKASTSVPSTPPVVSRADPSSSRGHSLGMDTDSMRKARRSPGYQLYRQVSDSKIPSLRSLNESNSPEGRPSSSMLSVCSNDLSVAGSHGESSDGWSMRTFSEMVASSQRERWSIDSELLGSVSSKMTRSNASNHTTVSPDQEVCKLCLKLLKERSSWNAQDLGVVAVLLCGHVYHADCLDSLTAEAEKYDPPCPVCTHGEQCTVKLFGKLESKIKNKMPTNVILDGDLDGSSKHQKKSKRVPRLGTSISMKDSFSRPFLRRHFSIGSRSPRLVSESESTRKKGFWARHWRE, from the exons ATGGGAGCTAATTGCTGTATAGCTGCAAAGCAGAGGCCTCAGCCATGTATCATTCCAGTTGAAGTGTCAGCTTACAGGAATGTAAGACACTCCCCATCATGGAGCTTCCGATGGGATAACAGAACACATATAGAAGACATAATGGAAATCCCCACATTTTTGTCCAACCATAGTAGTGGAAGCATTAGGCCTGAAACGAAGAGTGGTTCCATTGCGCCAACTGAAGGCTTTTCTAATGGAGGTAGCCCATCTGAACTGTTCCACAAGGTCAAGtggcagaaaacagaaaagaagatGGAAACATCTAAAGTTGCACAATCTGATCCTAGAG ATAGACCCACTGCAAGTAACTCCTCCCCCGAG GCAAAGCTTTGCAGGAAATCACTGGACATGGTAAGTGTTGCTTCAGATACGAAGGCATCAACCTCTGTCCCTTCAACACCACCTGTAGTATCCAGAGCAGATCCTTCATCCTCTAGGGGGCATTCTCTAGGGATGGATACAGACTCAATGAGGAAAGCACGTCGCTCACCAGGATATCAACTATATAGACAGGTCTCAGACAGCAAGATTCCATCTCTCAGGTCTCTCAATGAGAGCAACTCCCCTGAAGGAAGGCCTTCCTCTTCCATGCTCTCAGTCTGCAGCAATGATTTATCTGTAGCAGGATCACATGGAGAGTCATCTGATGGTTGGTCAatgcgaacattttctgaaatggTTGCATCATCCCAAAGAGAGAGATGGTCAATTGATAGTGAGCTCTTAGGTTCCGTTTCAAGTAAAATGACTCGATCAAATGCTTCAAATCATACTACCGTCTCCCCTGACCAAGAGGTGTGCAAACTATGTTTAAAGCTACTAAAGGAAAGGTCATCGTGGAATGCCCAGGATCTGGGTGTTGTCGCTGTTTTATTGTGCGGCCATGTTTACCATGCTGACTGCCTGGATAGCTTAACTGCAGAAGCTGAGAAATATGATCCTCCTTGTCCCGTATGCACCCACGGTGAACAATGTACTGTGAAGCTATTCGGTAAGCTGGAATCAAAGATAAAGAATAAGATGCCTACAAATGTGATACTCGACGGTGATCTAGATGGGAGCTCTAAGCATCAAAAGAAAAGTAAGAGAGTTCCCAGATTAGGCACAAGTATTAGCATGAAGGACTCGTTCAGTCGGCCATTTTTGAGGAGGCATTTCTCAATTGGCTCCCGGTCACCCCGGTTAGTTTCAGAGAGCGAGTCAACAAGGAAGAAGGGCTTCTGGGCGAGGCACTGGAGAGAATAG
- the LOC119267874 gene encoding uncharacterized protein LOC119267874 isoform X1, producing MGANCCIAAKQRPQPCIIPVEVSAYRNVRHSPSWSFRWDNRTHIEDIMEIPTFLSNHSSGSIRPETKSGSIAPTEGFSNGGSPSELFHKVKWQKTEKKMETSKVAQSDPRADRPTASNSSPEAKLCRKSLDMVSVASDTKASTSVPSTPPVVSRADPSSSRGHSLGMDTDSMRKARRSPGYQLYRQVSDSKIPSLRSLNESNSPEGRPSSSMLSVCSNDLSVAGSHGESSDGWSMRTFSEMVASSQRERWSIDSELLGSVSSKMTRSNASNHTTVSPDQEVCKLCLKLLKERSSWNAQDLGVVAVLLCGHVYHADCLDSLTAEAEKYDPPCPVCTHGEQCTVKLFGKLESKIKNKMPTNVILDGDLDGSSKHQKKSKRVPRLGTSISMKDSFSRPFLRRHFSIGSRSPRLVSESESTRKKGFWARHWRE from the exons ATGGGAGCTAATTGCTGTATAGCTGCAAAGCAGAGGCCTCAGCCATGTATCATTCCAGTTGAAGTGTCAGCTTACAGGAATGTAAGACACTCCCCATCATGGAGCTTCCGATGGGATAACAGAACACATATAGAAGACATAATGGAAATCCCCACATTTTTGTCCAACCATAGTAGTGGAAGCATTAGGCCTGAAACGAAGAGTGGTTCCATTGCGCCAACTGAAGGCTTTTCTAATGGAGGTAGCCCATCTGAACTGTTCCACAAGGTCAAGtggcagaaaacagaaaagaagatGGAAACATCTAAAGTTGCACAATCTGATCCTAGAG CAGATAGACCCACTGCAAGTAACTCCTCCCCCGAG GCAAAGCTTTGCAGGAAATCACTGGACATGGTAAGTGTTGCTTCAGATACGAAGGCATCAACCTCTGTCCCTTCAACACCACCTGTAGTATCCAGAGCAGATCCTTCATCCTCTAGGGGGCATTCTCTAGGGATGGATACAGACTCAATGAGGAAAGCACGTCGCTCACCAGGATATCAACTATATAGACAGGTCTCAGACAGCAAGATTCCATCTCTCAGGTCTCTCAATGAGAGCAACTCCCCTGAAGGAAGGCCTTCCTCTTCCATGCTCTCAGTCTGCAGCAATGATTTATCTGTAGCAGGATCACATGGAGAGTCATCTGATGGTTGGTCAatgcgaacattttctgaaatggTTGCATCATCCCAAAGAGAGAGATGGTCAATTGATAGTGAGCTCTTAGGTTCCGTTTCAAGTAAAATGACTCGATCAAATGCTTCAAATCATACTACCGTCTCCCCTGACCAAGAGGTGTGCAAACTATGTTTAAAGCTACTAAAGGAAAGGTCATCGTGGAATGCCCAGGATCTGGGTGTTGTCGCTGTTTTATTGTGCGGCCATGTTTACCATGCTGACTGCCTGGATAGCTTAACTGCAGAAGCTGAGAAATATGATCCTCCTTGTCCCGTATGCACCCACGGTGAACAATGTACTGTGAAGCTATTCGGTAAGCTGGAATCAAAGATAAAGAATAAGATGCCTACAAATGTGATACTCGACGGTGATCTAGATGGGAGCTCTAAGCATCAAAAGAAAAGTAAGAGAGTTCCCAGATTAGGCACAAGTATTAGCATGAAGGACTCGTTCAGTCGGCCATTTTTGAGGAGGCATTTCTCAATTGGCTCCCGGTCACCCCGGTTAGTTTCAGAGAGCGAGTCAACAAGGAAGAAGGGCTTCTGGGCGAGGCACTGGAGAGAATAG